The genomic stretch aattgttttcttttggtttccactaAAAGCTATATAATCATTCCATGAAGTAATTTTTCTAGCATTGAGATAAACAAAGACAGTTAATTTAGGGGGTCTCAATTTATCTCTTTGCTTCTAGATTAGTTTTTGCCTGTGGTAAAGATGTCAGAAACCACACCACTATTTTTGAGAACTTTGTccaagaagaggagggaggtggagTGTGCTTTTAAATGTCTCTGTGCAGAGTATTAAATGTCTCTCTGCCAGAGAACCCCAAGAGATTAATTGGGGTCGCCTAAGATGCAGTGCACCCTTTAACCATTCCTTGTTAAAGGCAGCTGTTCTCATTAATAACAGtatcctttttttccttgaatttctttATAGTCACTccaggggaaggagaggatgCTGTCACATTCCATGTCCCTTCCATGTTTTATATTGACTAAAGTCTTAACTAGGGAAGTTTCTAGAGTTGTCAGGCCTAATGACCAGAACTCCTTTTACTGGCAAGTTATTCTCTTTCCTGTTCTAAACTTCAAACTCAGTTTCTTCTGTATTGCATATAAATTTTTTCCCATTATGCTGTAGACCACAGAACATATTCCAAAAAGGTTTGATgaactgtaatttaaaataatcctATTCTATCCTTTCAAGAATGGCCAGAATATTCTGAAAGTCTACCACACAGGGAGGTCTCTGTGATCATTTTTATCCAGTAGCTTCGACATAGATTATTACCCCTATAGTAATGTTGGGTCCTCTTGAATCTGGCCATTTCTGCTCTGTCTTGGGTGGAAAGACTCACCAGACTTTATgccttttaatttgcattaaattGGATAACCTAAAATGAGGGTTGTCTTGCTAGCTGCTGATACCTTAGTTAGCTATCAGACTGAGTGgctttgttctctctcctctgaatccactgggtttttttgtctgtttcgGTGCGTTGGCAGAACATCTCCTTGGTTCAGTTACTTTAAATGTATGCTTTTTATACTGATAAGTTGGCTGTGCTTTTGCTCATTGATGAGCTAGTCAaccctttttatccattctctttgCTGCTTTCTTTAGAGATCTTCCTTACTGTGTCACTTAACTATCAGCTAGTCTAGTTTTGATTGGGAATACTATGGCTATACAGTATATACTTACTTAGACTTTGGTTTTTTCACATACAATTCTGAACTCTCCCTTCCTTAGCCTAGATAGGAGCCCCTGATTTAATATGTTAACTTTCCTAGCTACTTACTCCCTAATCCCCATCAGTTTGCCATGGTTCATCTCCATTTAGCTGAGGAGGCTCTAGATCTCTGGCACTATCTACTCTTCCTTCTGCACAGTTCACTGCCTTTTCTGCTGTGGCTCCATCTGGTTGCTTTATTTGAGCTTCTTAAGGGCCTCCTACCATGGTTAGGTGGAATTAGGGTCTAGTATCTTTCAAGCTGGTCCTTTCTACTAGGTTTCTACCTTTTGCTAGGACTTGAAACTGATCGTCCTTGCCTCTTTTCCCACTCAATAAATATAACTTGAGAAGTGAGGtcttctgaaaaaaatcaaaagcattttaaagtaagttttatgattttcatagggttttgttttattgatggcaACTTGATTGAAAATAGGTATAAGATATAGGTGTCATAGTTAATAAGATTCTTTCTTACCCTAGTCTTTATGGAGTAACAATCCCAAAACACAATCCTTGGACAGTTCCCTTAACTGCTTGGCTTTGGCACCCCTTTCTGAGGAGAGTGGGGTCAGTTAATTCTTATCCCTGCTCCAGGAAAGGTGGAAGTTCAAGTAAATTGGCTTATGTCAGTTGGAGCAATGTAAATATATGAGGTATATTCAGTTCCTGCCCTTACCTATGTTTTCTTATCTTGGAAGGGGATTGCTTTCCCTCACCATTTATCTCACAGcagcttatttgtttttaaagttgccCAGAAAGTATACAAATTAAACTTTTGACATCTACGTGTAGGAATCCCGTTCTGCTTCCAGAAGTGGAAGTGCTCATGGATCTGGGAAATCTGCAAGGCATACCCCTGCAAGGTCTCGCTCCAAGGAAGATTCCAGGCGTTCCAGATCAAAGTCCAGGTCCAGATCTGAATCTAGGTAAGAAAGACTGTCTTGGGATTTTCTTCTGTTACTCTTAGCTTTGAAATTGGTGTGTGCTTTGTAAATTAGGAAGATAGAGAGGGTTGGATCATTTGTTGGCTTATTTAATATTGGTATTAGTAATGAACTTAATCGTAAGTTCTGGGATAGAAGACTAAGTGGTTAAGAACCTGGGCTTTTGGCGTTAGGGTTCAAATCTTACCTCTATTTTTTCTGGCTTGGGCAGATTACTTAACCTTTTTCCACCTTAGCTTCCTTATCTTTAAAAGGCAAGTTAGTAATACTAGTTCTTGAGAATTGTGAGGATTCACTAGGAGTTTAAGTATGACAGACTGCAGGACATTGGCTTTCATAACTAATTCTTGATAAGTAGGTGTAGTCtaatattatatacatgtgtataaaacaaaaataataccttAACACAgcgcactttttttttttttttttttaatgttggtcaAGAGTAGGCTACACATCCTTGTTTGCCCAGGACAGCCCCAGTTTATGCCTATTGTCAGGCATAATTAACTGcacctcttttctctcttacaATGTGTCCTGTCTGGTTTAGATGACAGTTCATATGATCACTCCAGTTAGGAGCAATTGATTGGTTTTAAAACACTGCTGGAGAAAACTTACGGTGATGGTGATTTTATCTTAAGTGAATGGTGGGCATAAGTGGGAGAAGCCGGAAAAAAAACAGGGTGGTATTCTGAGGGGGAAGGTGGGCACAAATTAAGCTAGTGTGAAGTGCTGCATGTTTTATGATTATCAAGGTTTTTTTTTGAGTATGTTAATTGATCTTGAGTATGTAATTTTGATCTCCTTTATCTTAATTATCTTAAGAAATGGAAGAGAGCAAGTAGTGGTTTTGGAGCTCTTCCTAGTAGAGTTGACTGTAGATACAGCAGAAAAGTCTTGATCCCATGTCTGGATTATGTTTCGCCTTTTGGACTTTAACCCTAGAATAGATTATTAGAAGAATTGGAAACTATCTTATTGTCAGCTAATTAGTTATACTCTTGAAACCTTTGTCTTAACAGGTCTAGATCCAGAAGAAGTTCACGAAGGCATTACACAAGATCAAGATCTCGGTCCCGCTCCCATAGACGATCCCGTAGCAGGTCTTATAGTCGAGATTATCGAAGACGGCATAGCCACAGTCATTCTCCCATGTCTACTCGCAGGCGTCATGTTGGGAATCGGGTAAGATGACAAAATTGTTGTTAAAGCAATGGActttgtctcttctgttttgaaaTTAGAACTGATTATATTTGACACTGGACTTTCAGCAGTGAACACATGAGTTCCTTAGAGTCTCCTTGTGTTCTGAGTAATGTCTCTTTAAAAGgtattttctggggcgcctgggtggctcagtcggttaagcatccgacttcagctcaggtcacgatctcacagttcgtgagttcgagccccgcattgggctctgtgctgacagttcagagcctggagcctgtttcagattctgtgtctccctctctctgaccctcccccgttcatgctctgtctctctctgtctcaaaaataaataaacgtttaaaaaaattttttttttttaaaaacaaaaggtatttTCTATGTTAGGGCTGTCAGTCACATGTAAGCAAAATATTGGGACGGTGTAACTCATCAAAACACTCTCTTGgttattccatttaattttaagtGAGTTTATTTTGGGTACTAAGGCttttccctgacttttttttcctctggcttatAGAGATAATGCTATTCTAATTATTCTTATGTGTAGAATAAATCTTCGGTGACTCCCTTGGGCTACTTGCCCTTTAATATCCCCTCACAAAACTGCCAGTTTGGTATTCACAAATAGAAGTCACTGTTCCTGCCCCCCTTGTTTAATTCTGAGATTGAAGTTGTTTTTGGAGTCTTTTCTGCCCATTCTTAATGCTTGTGGCTATTGCTATGATATActagttattaattttaattacttattcCCTACTTTCACTGTTAGTGACATTTCTTAGCTTCGGTTTATAagttttaaagtgtaaaattcatctttccatttctagGCAAATCCTGATCCCAACTGTTGTCTTGGAGTGTTTGGATTGAGCTTGTACACTACAGAAAGAGATCTAAGAGAAGTGTTCTCGAAATATGGCCCCATTGCAGATGTGTCTATTGTATATGACCAGCAGTCTAGACGGTCAAGAGGATTTgcctttgtgtattttgaaaatgtagatgATGCCAAGGAAGTAAGTAAAAATTTACCTGTATCCTTGTAAAATAAGTCCTGTTGTTAACTTCCAACTACTAATGAACTTGAATAAggataatttttgcttttacattgTAAATAGGGTATATTTATAGTTCTTTATAAATCTTATTTCTAAGTATTCATAAAAGTATATCTTACTGTTATTGGACAGTTTGTGGCTTTGTCCAGGGTGTATATAATAACTTTCAATACATCTTTCGAAGGCAAAGGAGCGTGCCAATGGAATGGAGCTTGATGGACGTAGGATCAGAGTTGATTTCTCTATAACAAAAAGACCACATACCCCAACACCGGGAATTTACATGGGAAGACCTACCTAGTAAGTTTAAGATTGATAGCTGAGTTCGTTTCCTCTAACAACTACGTGTACTAGGGGGAATCTTTGGCATTTCATCCAGTCCTGACACAGTATAAAtcattttccctgtgtttttaagtttatatcttgagagagtggggagagagagaatcccaagcagcctccatgctgtcagcacagagcctaccccacaaatggtgaaatcatgacctgagccaaaatcagcatacacttaactgagtcacccaggca from Panthera uncia isolate 11264 chromosome C2, Puncia_PCG_1.0, whole genome shotgun sequence encodes the following:
- the TRA2B gene encoding transformer-2 protein homolog beta isoform X2; amino-acid sequence: MSDSGEQNYGERESRSASRSGSAHGSGKSARHTPARSRSKEDSRRSRSKSRSRSESRSRSRRSSRRHYTRSRSRSRSHRRSRSRSYSRDYRRRHSHSHSPMSTRRRHVGNRANPDPNCCLGVFGLSLYTTERDLREVFSKYGPIADVSIVYDQQSRRSRGFAFVYFENVDDAKEAKERANGMELDGRRIRVDFSITKRPHTPTPGIYMGRPTYGSSRRRDYYDRGYDRGYDDRDYYSRSYRGGGGGGGGWRAAQDRDQIYRRSPSPYYSRGGYRSRSRSRSYSPRRY
- the TRA2B gene encoding transformer-2 protein homolog beta isoform X1, with the protein product MSDSGEQNYGERESRSASRSGSAHGSGKSARHTPARSRSKEDSRRSRSKSRSRSESRSRSRRSSRRHYTRSRSRSRSHRRSRSRSYSRDYRRRHSHSHSPMSTRRRHVGNRANPDPNCCLGVFGLSLYTTERDLREVFSKYGPIADVSIVYDQQSRRSRGFAFVYFENVDDAKEAKERANGMELDGRRIRVDFSITKRPHTPTPGIYMGRPTYGSSRRRDYYDRGYDRGYDDRDYYSRSYRGGGGGGGGWRAAQDRDQIYRRRSPSPYYSRGGYRSRSRSRSYSPRRY